A genome region from Anopheles stephensi strain Indian chromosome 2, UCI_ANSTEP_V1.0, whole genome shotgun sequence includes the following:
- the LOC118506713 gene encoding GATA-binding factor 3-like isoform X5: MVSRSPREPPSHTVRGAWHSGVPVSEPYAPNTTEHGSCHGSVIRMSSGITGLRLAMETSNEPKEQEQAPSSDVSAGVHQTVSHQPVSVSQSSHTLTEVPVDEMIVNSELHPGSERSSPGQQTAVIINQHKQRMITTTGQIREISEGQEPPNESSDYETVEYHQTVQSAGGVEQHGYSYETSHATSQDQGVVVSAASTSASAPSVQIVKREMIEKEAAMAAAAAAAANSASETTIIPVQTQTIYVEYKNDGEEPVRYVNRYEDVKYPHSRYIYQQPAVGLALPSTLHTGSGHPHVSHHPHHHHHHHAHHGHGMVPPGHQTHHHVHPQSAQVQQTIEAVSQHPSSVASQPGSTIQVQAQPPHHQTIQVYETHEGSGTVGEVQQVAEGTVDAKTHYTNLEPVHTLASPQNYYITSDGYTTGNYTTFLPQKEIYYNSPSPNPVLYKGEPMLTSSSIITKQIHYTPPIPNSQNMYENATGHSSSSPGAQQIYQGYWNGAGVDYNTNFTGTIVMDNAGGNVGEYAANGQHSWQISSLNEAYDPQLAAPPEHRECVNCGSSDTPLWRRDIVGHTLCNACALYTRQNPGTNRPPNRSQKAKQAVKTPPAQGNRRSGVTCANCQTTTTTLWRRNNQGDPVCNACGLYYKLHSVNRPITMKKDGIQTRKRKPKSSQQIQPMNGLNTGKLLPSMIPSQYHSISTEPKLLNTSQPHLSTSQPMELHNSPGQDPRYVDSSPGAPGGGNSSPHLAPVPNNLARHIPISVPSMDGNRGANGEITSVITSTAVAERSGN, translated from the exons ATGGTATCGCGAAGCCCCCGAGAGCCCCCGTCACACACAG TACGGGGAGCATGGCATAGTGGTGTGCCGGTTAGTGAGCCGTACGCCCCGAATACCACTGAACACGGGTCTTGTCACGGGTCGGTCATCCGGATGTCATCGGGCATTACGGGTTTAAGGCTTGCG ATGGAAACGTCTAACGAGCCAAAGGAACAGGAGCAGGCGCCCAGTTCGGATGTGTCTGCCGGCGTGCATCAAACCGTTTCACATCAACCGGTAAGCGTATCGCAATCGTCACACACGCTCACCGAAGTACCGGTGGATGAGATGATCGTCAACTCGGAACTGCACCCGGGCTCGGAGCGAAGTTCACCCGGCCAGCAGACGGCTGTGATCATCAACCAGCATAAACAGCGAATGATCACCACGACGGGCCAAATTAG ggAGATCTCGGAAGGACAGGAACCACCCAACGAGTCATCGGATTACGAAACGGTGGAGTATCACCAAACGGTTCAATCGGCGGGTGGTGTGGAGCAGCACGGGTACAGCTATGAGACGAGCCATGCCACTAGTCAGGATCAGGGTGTAGTGGTGAGTGCGGCCAGCACCTCCGCCTCAGCTCCGAGCGTGCAGATTGTCAAGCGGGAAATGATCGAAAAGGAGGCGGCAatggcggcagcagcagcagcagcagcaaacagcgCATCAGAAACCACCATCATACCCGTCCAAACGCAGACCATCTATGTGGAGTACAAGAATGATGGCGAGGAACCGGTGCGATACGTGAACCGCTACGAGGACGTCAAGTATCCACATTCGCGGTACATCTACCAGCAGCCAGCGGTTGGATTGGCGCTCCCATCGACACTGCACACGGGCTCGGGACATCCGCACGTGTCGCACCAtccccatcatcaccatcatcatcatgcgcaCCACGGACATGGGATGGTTCCGCCCGGACATCAAACCCACCATCACGTACATCCACAGTCGGCACAGGTACAGCAGACGATTGAAGCG GTTTCTCAACACCCATCGAGCGTTGCATCCCAGCCCGGCTCAACGATTCAGGTTCAGGCACAACCGCCTCATCATCAAACTATCCAGGTGTACGAGACGCACGAAGGATCTGGTACGGTGGGTGAAGTGCAGCAGGTAGCGGAAGGTACCGTCGATGCAAAGACACACTACACCAACCTGGAACCGGTGCATACACTAGCGTCACCTCAGAACTATTACATCACGTCCGATGGTTACACGACCGGGAACTACACCACGTTCCTGCCGCAGAAGGAAATCTACTACAATTCACCGAGCCCCAATCCGGTGCTGTACAAGGGCGAGCCGATGCTAACCTCGTCGTCAATCATTACCAAGCAAATTCACTACACACCACCGATTCCGAACTCACAGAATATGTACGAAAATGCCACCGGGCATAGTAGTAGCTCGCCGGGTGCGCAACAGATTTATCAGGGCTATTGGAATGGTGCAGGAGTCGATTACAATACG AACTTTACCGGAACGATCGTGATGGACAATGCGGGCGGCAATGTGGGAGAGTACGCGGCAAACGGGCAGCACAGTTGGCAGATTAGCTCCCTGAACGAAGCATACGATCCCCAGCTGGCGGCTCCACCGGAACACCGCGAGTGTGTGAACTGTGGCAGCTCCGATACACCACTCTGGCGACGGGACATCGTTGGCCATACGCTGTGCAATGCGTGCGCCCTGTACACGAGACAGAATCCGGGCACGAACCGGCCACCGAATCGGTCGCAGAAAGCCAAACAAGCGGTG AAAACACCTCCAGCTCAGGGTAACCGGCGTTCGGGTGTGACGTGCGCGAACTGTCAAACCACCACGACAACGCTGTGGCGCCGGAACAATCAGGGCGATCCGGTGTGCAATGCGTGCGGGCTGTACTACAAACTGCACAGCGTAAACCGTCCGATCACGATGAAGAAGGACGGCATCCAGACGCGAAAGCGCAAACCCAAATCTAGTCAGCAGATACAACCGATGAACGGGCTTAATACAG GGAAACTGCTACCATCGATGATACCGTCCCAGTATCACTCGATCTCGACCGAACCAAAGCTACTGAACACCAGCCAACCGCATCTGTCGACGTCCCAGCCGATGGAGCTGCACAACTCACCCGGCCAGGATCCACGGTACGTGGACAGTTCGCCCGGTGCGCCCGGTGGCGGCAATTCGTCGCCTCATCTCGCTCCCGTTCCTAACAACCTGGCACGTCACATACCAATATC TGTACCATCGATGGATGGGAATCGAGGTGCGAATGGAGAGATTACCAGTGTCATCACCAGCACGGCTGTGGCAGAGCGCTCTGGTAATTAG
- the LOC118506713 gene encoding GATA-binding factor 3-like isoform X8 encodes MFRMETSNEPKEQEQAPSSDVSAGVHQTVSHQPVSVSQSSHTLTEVPVDEMIVNSELHPGSERSSPGQQTAVIINQHKQRMITTTGQIREISEGQEPPNESSDYETVEYHQTVQSAGGVEQHGYSYETSHATSQDQGVVVSAASTSASAPSVQIVKREMIEKEAAMAAAAAAAANSASETTIIPVQTQTIYVEYKNDGEEPVRYVNRYEDVKYPHSRYIYQQPAVGLALPSTLHTGSGHPHVSHHPHHHHHHHAHHGHGMVPPGHQTHHHVHPQSAQVQQTIEAVSQHPSSVASQPGSTIQVQAQPPHHQTIQVYETHEGSGTVGEVQQVAEGTVDAKTHYTNLEPVHTLASPQNYYITSDGYTTGNYTTFLPQKEIYYNSPSPNPVLYKGEPMLTSSSIITKQIHYTPPIPNSQNMYENATGHSSSSPGAQQIYQGYWNGAGVDYNTNFTGTIVMDNAGGNVGEYAANGQHSWQISSLNEAYDPQLAAPPEHRECVNCGSSDTPLWRRDIVGHTLCNACALYTRQNPGTNRPPNRSQKAKQAVKTPPAQGNRRSGVTCANCQTTTTTLWRRNNQGDPVCNACGLYYKLHSVNRPITMKKDGIQTRKRKPKSSQQIQPMNGLNTGKLLPSMIPSQYHSISTEPKLLNTSQPHLSTSQPMELHNSPGQDPRYVDSSPGAPGGGNSSPHLAPVPNNLARHIPISVPSMDGNRGANGEITSVITSTAVAERSGN; translated from the exons ATGTTTCGT ATGGAAACGTCTAACGAGCCAAAGGAACAGGAGCAGGCGCCCAGTTCGGATGTGTCTGCCGGCGTGCATCAAACCGTTTCACATCAACCGGTAAGCGTATCGCAATCGTCACACACGCTCACCGAAGTACCGGTGGATGAGATGATCGTCAACTCGGAACTGCACCCGGGCTCGGAGCGAAGTTCACCCGGCCAGCAGACGGCTGTGATCATCAACCAGCATAAACAGCGAATGATCACCACGACGGGCCAAATTAG ggAGATCTCGGAAGGACAGGAACCACCCAACGAGTCATCGGATTACGAAACGGTGGAGTATCACCAAACGGTTCAATCGGCGGGTGGTGTGGAGCAGCACGGGTACAGCTATGAGACGAGCCATGCCACTAGTCAGGATCAGGGTGTAGTGGTGAGTGCGGCCAGCACCTCCGCCTCAGCTCCGAGCGTGCAGATTGTCAAGCGGGAAATGATCGAAAAGGAGGCGGCAatggcggcagcagcagcagcagcagcaaacagcgCATCAGAAACCACCATCATACCCGTCCAAACGCAGACCATCTATGTGGAGTACAAGAATGATGGCGAGGAACCGGTGCGATACGTGAACCGCTACGAGGACGTCAAGTATCCACATTCGCGGTACATCTACCAGCAGCCAGCGGTTGGATTGGCGCTCCCATCGACACTGCACACGGGCTCGGGACATCCGCACGTGTCGCACCAtccccatcatcaccatcatcatcatgcgcaCCACGGACATGGGATGGTTCCGCCCGGACATCAAACCCACCATCACGTACATCCACAGTCGGCACAGGTACAGCAGACGATTGAAGCG GTTTCTCAACACCCATCGAGCGTTGCATCCCAGCCCGGCTCAACGATTCAGGTTCAGGCACAACCGCCTCATCATCAAACTATCCAGGTGTACGAGACGCACGAAGGATCTGGTACGGTGGGTGAAGTGCAGCAGGTAGCGGAAGGTACCGTCGATGCAAAGACACACTACACCAACCTGGAACCGGTGCATACACTAGCGTCACCTCAGAACTATTACATCACGTCCGATGGTTACACGACCGGGAACTACACCACGTTCCTGCCGCAGAAGGAAATCTACTACAATTCACCGAGCCCCAATCCGGTGCTGTACAAGGGCGAGCCGATGCTAACCTCGTCGTCAATCATTACCAAGCAAATTCACTACACACCACCGATTCCGAACTCACAGAATATGTACGAAAATGCCACCGGGCATAGTAGTAGCTCGCCGGGTGCGCAACAGATTTATCAGGGCTATTGGAATGGTGCAGGAGTCGATTACAATACG AACTTTACCGGAACGATCGTGATGGACAATGCGGGCGGCAATGTGGGAGAGTACGCGGCAAACGGGCAGCACAGTTGGCAGATTAGCTCCCTGAACGAAGCATACGATCCCCAGCTGGCGGCTCCACCGGAACACCGCGAGTGTGTGAACTGTGGCAGCTCCGATACACCACTCTGGCGACGGGACATCGTTGGCCATACGCTGTGCAATGCGTGCGCCCTGTACACGAGACAGAATCCGGGCACGAACCGGCCACCGAATCGGTCGCAGAAAGCCAAACAAGCGGTG AAAACACCTCCAGCTCAGGGTAACCGGCGTTCGGGTGTGACGTGCGCGAACTGTCAAACCACCACGACAACGCTGTGGCGCCGGAACAATCAGGGCGATCCGGTGTGCAATGCGTGCGGGCTGTACTACAAACTGCACAGCGTAAACCGTCCGATCACGATGAAGAAGGACGGCATCCAGACGCGAAAGCGCAAACCCAAATCTAGTCAGCAGATACAACCGATGAACGGGCTTAATACAG GGAAACTGCTACCATCGATGATACCGTCCCAGTATCACTCGATCTCGACCGAACCAAAGCTACTGAACACCAGCCAACCGCATCTGTCGACGTCCCAGCCGATGGAGCTGCACAACTCACCCGGCCAGGATCCACGGTACGTGGACAGTTCGCCCGGTGCGCCCGGTGGCGGCAATTCGTCGCCTCATCTCGCTCCCGTTCCTAACAACCTGGCACGTCACATACCAATATC TGTACCATCGATGGATGGGAATCGAGGTGCGAATGGAGAGATTACCAGTGTCATCACCAGCACGGCTGTGGCAGAGCGCTCTGGTAATTAG
- the LOC118506713 gene encoding GATA-binding factor 3-like isoform X6 — protein sequence MEAHPSNRVYRELLVGQRRIQQQQNTHTRKWYREAPESPRHTQMETSNEPKEQEQAPSSDVSAGVHQTVSHQPVSVSQSSHTLTEVPVDEMIVNSELHPGSERSSPGQQTAVIINQHKQRMITTTGQIREISEGQEPPNESSDYETVEYHQTVQSAGGVEQHGYSYETSHATSQDQGVVVSAASTSASAPSVQIVKREMIEKEAAMAAAAAAAANSASETTIIPVQTQTIYVEYKNDGEEPVRYVNRYEDVKYPHSRYIYQQPAVGLALPSTLHTGSGHPHVSHHPHHHHHHHAHHGHGMVPPGHQTHHHVHPQSAQVQQTIEAVSQHPSSVASQPGSTIQVQAQPPHHQTIQVYETHEGSGTVGEVQQVAEGTVDAKTHYTNLEPVHTLASPQNYYITSDGYTTGNYTTFLPQKEIYYNSPSPNPVLYKGEPMLTSSSIITKQIHYTPPIPNSQNMYENATGHSSSSPGAQQIYQGYWNGAGVDYNTNFTGTIVMDNAGGNVGEYAANGQHSWQISSLNEAYDPQLAAPPEHRECVNCGSSDTPLWRRDIVGHTLCNACALYTRQNPGTNRPPNRSQKAKQAVKTPPAQGNRRSGVTCANCQTTTTTLWRRNNQGDPVCNACGLYYKLHSVNRPITMKKDGIQTRKRKPKSSQQIQPMNGLNTGKLLPSMIPSQYHSISTEPKLLNTSQPHLSTSQPMELHNSPGQDPRYVDSSPGAPGGGNSSPHLAPVPNNLARHIPISVPSMDGNRGANGEITSVITSTAVAERSGN from the exons ATGGAGGCCCATCCATCCAATCGAGTGTATCGAGAGCTGTTGGTGGGGCAACGAAGaatacaacaacagcaaaacacacataccaGAAAATGGTATCGCGAAGCCCCCGAGAGCCCCCGTCACACACAG ATGGAAACGTCTAACGAGCCAAAGGAACAGGAGCAGGCGCCCAGTTCGGATGTGTCTGCCGGCGTGCATCAAACCGTTTCACATCAACCGGTAAGCGTATCGCAATCGTCACACACGCTCACCGAAGTACCGGTGGATGAGATGATCGTCAACTCGGAACTGCACCCGGGCTCGGAGCGAAGTTCACCCGGCCAGCAGACGGCTGTGATCATCAACCAGCATAAACAGCGAATGATCACCACGACGGGCCAAATTAG ggAGATCTCGGAAGGACAGGAACCACCCAACGAGTCATCGGATTACGAAACGGTGGAGTATCACCAAACGGTTCAATCGGCGGGTGGTGTGGAGCAGCACGGGTACAGCTATGAGACGAGCCATGCCACTAGTCAGGATCAGGGTGTAGTGGTGAGTGCGGCCAGCACCTCCGCCTCAGCTCCGAGCGTGCAGATTGTCAAGCGGGAAATGATCGAAAAGGAGGCGGCAatggcggcagcagcagcagcagcagcaaacagcgCATCAGAAACCACCATCATACCCGTCCAAACGCAGACCATCTATGTGGAGTACAAGAATGATGGCGAGGAACCGGTGCGATACGTGAACCGCTACGAGGACGTCAAGTATCCACATTCGCGGTACATCTACCAGCAGCCAGCGGTTGGATTGGCGCTCCCATCGACACTGCACACGGGCTCGGGACATCCGCACGTGTCGCACCAtccccatcatcaccatcatcatcatgcgcaCCACGGACATGGGATGGTTCCGCCCGGACATCAAACCCACCATCACGTACATCCACAGTCGGCACAGGTACAGCAGACGATTGAAGCG GTTTCTCAACACCCATCGAGCGTTGCATCCCAGCCCGGCTCAACGATTCAGGTTCAGGCACAACCGCCTCATCATCAAACTATCCAGGTGTACGAGACGCACGAAGGATCTGGTACGGTGGGTGAAGTGCAGCAGGTAGCGGAAGGTACCGTCGATGCAAAGACACACTACACCAACCTGGAACCGGTGCATACACTAGCGTCACCTCAGAACTATTACATCACGTCCGATGGTTACACGACCGGGAACTACACCACGTTCCTGCCGCAGAAGGAAATCTACTACAATTCACCGAGCCCCAATCCGGTGCTGTACAAGGGCGAGCCGATGCTAACCTCGTCGTCAATCATTACCAAGCAAATTCACTACACACCACCGATTCCGAACTCACAGAATATGTACGAAAATGCCACCGGGCATAGTAGTAGCTCGCCGGGTGCGCAACAGATTTATCAGGGCTATTGGAATGGTGCAGGAGTCGATTACAATACG AACTTTACCGGAACGATCGTGATGGACAATGCGGGCGGCAATGTGGGAGAGTACGCGGCAAACGGGCAGCACAGTTGGCAGATTAGCTCCCTGAACGAAGCATACGATCCCCAGCTGGCGGCTCCACCGGAACACCGCGAGTGTGTGAACTGTGGCAGCTCCGATACACCACTCTGGCGACGGGACATCGTTGGCCATACGCTGTGCAATGCGTGCGCCCTGTACACGAGACAGAATCCGGGCACGAACCGGCCACCGAATCGGTCGCAGAAAGCCAAACAAGCGGTG AAAACACCTCCAGCTCAGGGTAACCGGCGTTCGGGTGTGACGTGCGCGAACTGTCAAACCACCACGACAACGCTGTGGCGCCGGAACAATCAGGGCGATCCGGTGTGCAATGCGTGCGGGCTGTACTACAAACTGCACAGCGTAAACCGTCCGATCACGATGAAGAAGGACGGCATCCAGACGCGAAAGCGCAAACCCAAATCTAGTCAGCAGATACAACCGATGAACGGGCTTAATACAG GGAAACTGCTACCATCGATGATACCGTCCCAGTATCACTCGATCTCGACCGAACCAAAGCTACTGAACACCAGCCAACCGCATCTGTCGACGTCCCAGCCGATGGAGCTGCACAACTCACCCGGCCAGGATCCACGGTACGTGGACAGTTCGCCCGGTGCGCCCGGTGGCGGCAATTCGTCGCCTCATCTCGCTCCCGTTCCTAACAACCTGGCACGTCACATACCAATATC TGTACCATCGATGGATGGGAATCGAGGTGCGAATGGAGAGATTACCAGTGTCATCACCAGCACGGCTGTGGCAGAGCGCTCTGGTAATTAG
- the LOC118506713 gene encoding uncharacterized protein LOC118506713 isoform X3, which produces MGLTLPHGSEFIAVQTRMQLEELLPGRGGSERPGENERGLTGGDGCELYGLRRVRGAWHSGVPVSEPYAPNTTEHGSCHGSVIRMSSGITGLRLAMETSNEPKEQEQAPSSDVSAGVHQTVSHQPVSVSQSSHTLTEVPVDEMIVNSELHPGSERSSPGQQTAVIINQHKQRMITTTGQIREISEGQEPPNESSDYETVEYHQTVQSAGGVEQHGYSYETSHATSQDQGVVVSAASTSASAPSVQIVKREMIEKEAAMAAAAAAAANSASETTIIPVQTQTIYVEYKNDGEEPVRYVNRYEDVKYPHSRYIYQQPAVGLALPSTLHTGSGHPHVSHHPHHHHHHHAHHGHGMVPPGHQTHHHVHPQSAQVQQTIEAVSQHPSSVASQPGSTIQVQAQPPHHQTIQVYETHEGSGTVGEVQQVAEGTVDAKTHYTNLEPVHTLASPQNYYITSDGYTTGNYTTFLPQKEIYYNSPSPNPVLYKGEPMLTSSSIITKQIHYTPPIPNSQNMYENATGHSSSSPGAQQIYQGYWNGAGVDYNTNFTGTIVMDNAGGNVGEYAANGQHSWQISSLNEAYDPQLAAPPEHRECVNCGSSDTPLWRRDIVGHTLCNACALYTRQNPGTNRPPNRSQKAKQAVKTPPAQGNRRSGVTCANCQTTTTTLWRRNNQGDPVCNACGLYYKLHSVNRPITMKKDGIQTRKRKPKSSQQIQPMNGLNTGKLLPSMIPSQYHSISTEPKLLNTSQPHLSTSQPMELHNSPGQDPRYVDSSPGAPGGGNSSPHLAPVPNNLARHIPISVPSMDGNRGANGEITSVITSTAVAERSGN; this is translated from the exons aTGGGCCTGACTTTACCGCACGGTTCGGAGTTTATTGCAGTTCAAACAAGAATGCAACTGGAGGAACTCTTGCCCGGGAGGGGGGGTTCTGAGAGACCCGGAGAAAACGAGCGTGGGCTAACTGGTGGTGACGGGTGCGAACTGTACGGCCTGCGGAGAG TACGGGGAGCATGGCATAGTGGTGTGCCGGTTAGTGAGCCGTACGCCCCGAATACCACTGAACACGGGTCTTGTCACGGGTCGGTCATCCGGATGTCATCGGGCATTACGGGTTTAAGGCTTGCG ATGGAAACGTCTAACGAGCCAAAGGAACAGGAGCAGGCGCCCAGTTCGGATGTGTCTGCCGGCGTGCATCAAACCGTTTCACATCAACCGGTAAGCGTATCGCAATCGTCACACACGCTCACCGAAGTACCGGTGGATGAGATGATCGTCAACTCGGAACTGCACCCGGGCTCGGAGCGAAGTTCACCCGGCCAGCAGACGGCTGTGATCATCAACCAGCATAAACAGCGAATGATCACCACGACGGGCCAAATTAG ggAGATCTCGGAAGGACAGGAACCACCCAACGAGTCATCGGATTACGAAACGGTGGAGTATCACCAAACGGTTCAATCGGCGGGTGGTGTGGAGCAGCACGGGTACAGCTATGAGACGAGCCATGCCACTAGTCAGGATCAGGGTGTAGTGGTGAGTGCGGCCAGCACCTCCGCCTCAGCTCCGAGCGTGCAGATTGTCAAGCGGGAAATGATCGAAAAGGAGGCGGCAatggcggcagcagcagcagcagcagcaaacagcgCATCAGAAACCACCATCATACCCGTCCAAACGCAGACCATCTATGTGGAGTACAAGAATGATGGCGAGGAACCGGTGCGATACGTGAACCGCTACGAGGACGTCAAGTATCCACATTCGCGGTACATCTACCAGCAGCCAGCGGTTGGATTGGCGCTCCCATCGACACTGCACACGGGCTCGGGACATCCGCACGTGTCGCACCAtccccatcatcaccatcatcatcatgcgcaCCACGGACATGGGATGGTTCCGCCCGGACATCAAACCCACCATCACGTACATCCACAGTCGGCACAGGTACAGCAGACGATTGAAGCG GTTTCTCAACACCCATCGAGCGTTGCATCCCAGCCCGGCTCAACGATTCAGGTTCAGGCACAACCGCCTCATCATCAAACTATCCAGGTGTACGAGACGCACGAAGGATCTGGTACGGTGGGTGAAGTGCAGCAGGTAGCGGAAGGTACCGTCGATGCAAAGACACACTACACCAACCTGGAACCGGTGCATACACTAGCGTCACCTCAGAACTATTACATCACGTCCGATGGTTACACGACCGGGAACTACACCACGTTCCTGCCGCAGAAGGAAATCTACTACAATTCACCGAGCCCCAATCCGGTGCTGTACAAGGGCGAGCCGATGCTAACCTCGTCGTCAATCATTACCAAGCAAATTCACTACACACCACCGATTCCGAACTCACAGAATATGTACGAAAATGCCACCGGGCATAGTAGTAGCTCGCCGGGTGCGCAACAGATTTATCAGGGCTATTGGAATGGTGCAGGAGTCGATTACAATACG AACTTTACCGGAACGATCGTGATGGACAATGCGGGCGGCAATGTGGGAGAGTACGCGGCAAACGGGCAGCACAGTTGGCAGATTAGCTCCCTGAACGAAGCATACGATCCCCAGCTGGCGGCTCCACCGGAACACCGCGAGTGTGTGAACTGTGGCAGCTCCGATACACCACTCTGGCGACGGGACATCGTTGGCCATACGCTGTGCAATGCGTGCGCCCTGTACACGAGACAGAATCCGGGCACGAACCGGCCACCGAATCGGTCGCAGAAAGCCAAACAAGCGGTG AAAACACCTCCAGCTCAGGGTAACCGGCGTTCGGGTGTGACGTGCGCGAACTGTCAAACCACCACGACAACGCTGTGGCGCCGGAACAATCAGGGCGATCCGGTGTGCAATGCGTGCGGGCTGTACTACAAACTGCACAGCGTAAACCGTCCGATCACGATGAAGAAGGACGGCATCCAGACGCGAAAGCGCAAACCCAAATCTAGTCAGCAGATACAACCGATGAACGGGCTTAATACAG GGAAACTGCTACCATCGATGATACCGTCCCAGTATCACTCGATCTCGACCGAACCAAAGCTACTGAACACCAGCCAACCGCATCTGTCGACGTCCCAGCCGATGGAGCTGCACAACTCACCCGGCCAGGATCCACGGTACGTGGACAGTTCGCCCGGTGCGCCCGGTGGCGGCAATTCGTCGCCTCATCTCGCTCCCGTTCCTAACAACCTGGCACGTCACATACCAATATC TGTACCATCGATGGATGGGAATCGAGGTGCGAATGGAGAGATTACCAGTGTCATCACCAGCACGGCTGTGGCAGAGCGCTCTGGTAATTAG